The following are encoded together in the Streptomyces tsukubensis genome:
- a CDS encoding ATP-binding protein codes for MAGAVNRRFALRVEPTPERLRQVGRITAAHLRYWGLDLQVVPVCRAVHELLRNVVAHVEGDQTCEVELCWSGRRLTVSVADRDRRLPRLLTATRGGLGRVARLSDSWGTCPTAEGKVIWFTRRVMDPQRVPAPGGDPSRFVPDAKPLPAASAETGAAPEEPSAVAEDAPVLAPAVHATATAVGLVREPARPAAVPTGIPAL; via the coding sequence ATGGCTGGTGCGGTCAATCGCCGGTTCGCATTGCGTGTGGAGCCGACGCCGGAGCGTCTGCGTCAGGTCGGCCGCATCACCGCGGCCCACCTGCGGTACTGGGGCCTCGATCTCCAAGTGGTGCCGGTGTGCCGCGCGGTGCACGAACTGCTGCGCAATGTCGTCGCCCATGTGGAGGGCGACCAGACGTGTGAGGTGGAGTTGTGCTGGAGCGGACGACGGCTCACCGTGTCGGTGGCGGACCGCGACCGCAGGCTGCCGCGTCTTCTCACCGCCACCAGAGGCGGTCTCGGCCGGGTTGCACGGCTCAGCGACAGCTGGGGGACGTGCCCGACCGCCGAGGGCAAAGTCATCTGGTTCACCCGCAGGGTCATGGACCCTCAGCGGGTGCCCGCTCCCGGTGGCGACCCCTCGCGATTCGTTCCCGACGCCAAGCCGCTGCCCGCGGCGAGTGCCGAGACCGGCGCGGCGCCCGAGGAGCCCTCAGCCGTCGCCGAGGACGCGCCGGTACTTGCCCCGGCCGTCCACGCCACGGCCACGGCGGTCGGCCTCGTACGCGAACCGGCGCGGCCCGCCGCCGTACCGACCGGCATCCCGGCGCTCTGA
- a CDS encoding MFS transporter — MTDSSGIAPPHVSGTPNFRRASAALFAAGLGTFMTLYCVQALLPSLASDFDLSPAGASLSVSVATLAMAVGVIPLTALSDAWSRTTMMSLALGAAAVFGVASAFAPNFPVLLVLRLLQGLSLAGLQATAMSYLSEEVHSRSLGQAMGLYVAGNGIGGMIGRLIADGVLQVSDSWRWSIGAVGVIAAVCALVFHLSIPPSVRFVRRDPSPRALAKGIARALPDSGLLRLYLIGFVAMAAFVTIYNYLGFRLIADPFDLSEGTAGLLFIAYVSGSFSSALAGRLVDRYSRQLVLVPALVVALAGLALMLIPQLGAVIPGLVVFTVGFFAAHAVASGWVGARSSALGVQGAAVYLFFYYIGSAVGGSAGGTVFSHSQWNGLTVYTGCLVVVGLVSALTLRRLRPPHHRTVAAGGPAAEREAPADASESAEA; from the coding sequence GTGACCGATAGCAGCGGCATAGCCCCGCCCCACGTCAGTGGCACCCCCAACTTCCGCCGGGCCTCAGCGGCGCTCTTCGCCGCTGGGCTCGGCACCTTCATGACCCTCTACTGCGTCCAGGCGCTGCTCCCCTCGCTCGCCTCGGACTTCGACCTCTCGCCGGCCGGAGCTTCGCTGTCCGTCTCGGTCGCCACCCTCGCCATGGCCGTCGGCGTCATCCCGCTGACCGCCCTGTCCGACGCGTGGAGCCGCACCACGATGATGTCGCTCGCGCTCGGCGCCGCCGCCGTCTTCGGGGTCGCCTCGGCCTTCGCCCCCAACTTCCCCGTCCTGCTCGTACTCCGGCTCCTCCAGGGCCTCTCCCTGGCCGGTCTTCAGGCCACCGCCATGTCGTACCTCTCCGAGGAGGTCCACTCCCGCTCCCTCGGCCAGGCCATGGGGCTCTACGTCGCGGGCAACGGCATCGGCGGCATGATCGGGCGGCTCATCGCCGACGGGGTCCTCCAGGTCAGCGACAGCTGGCGGTGGTCCATCGGGGCTGTCGGCGTGATCGCCGCGGTCTGCGCCCTCGTCTTCCACCTCTCCATCCCGCCGTCCGTACGCTTCGTCCGGCGCGACCCCTCGCCGCGCGCCCTCGCGAAGGGGATCGCCCGCGCGCTGCCCGACAGTGGGCTGCTGCGGCTCTATCTCATCGGCTTCGTCGCCATGGCCGCGTTCGTGACGATCTACAACTACCTCGGCTTCCGGCTGATCGCCGACCCCTTCGACCTCTCCGAGGGCACGGCGGGACTGCTCTTCATCGCCTACGTCTCCGGGTCCTTCTCCTCGGCGCTGGCCGGACGGCTGGTGGACCGTTACAGCAGGCAACTCGTCCTCGTACCCGCCCTCGTCGTCGCCCTGGCCGGGCTCGCGCTGATGCTGATACCGCAGCTCGGCGCCGTGATCCCGGGACTCGTCGTCTTCACCGTCGGCTTCTTCGCCGCCCACGCCGTGGCCAGCGGCTGGGTCGGTGCGCGTTCCTCCGCGCTGGGCGTCCAGGGCGCCGCCGTCTACCTGTTCTTCTACTACATCGGCAGCGCCGTCGGAGGTTCCGCGGGCGGCACCGTCTTCTCGCACAGCCAGTGGAACGGCCTCACCGTCTACACCGGCTGCCTCGTGGTCGTCGGCCTCGTCAGCGCCCTGACACTCCGCCGTCTGCGCCCGCCCCACCACCGCACGGTCGCCGCCGGAGGCCCCGCCGCGGAGCGGGAGGCCCCGGCGGACGCGTCCGAGAGCGCGGAGGCCTGA